In Coriobacteriia bacterium, the genomic window GGTGGAGACGCCCGCCGTCGCCCTGGGGCTGCGCGGCTTCCTCGAGGCCGGCGCCGAGTTCGTGAGCGTGGGGGTGAGCGACCTCACCATGTGCACGCTCGCGCTGGACCGGGAGAGCCACCGGCTCGCCGGGTCGTTCGACCCCGCGGACCCCGGCGTGGTGTTCATGCTCGAGGCGGTCGCCACGGCGTCCAGGGAGGCCGGCGTGTTCGCCTGCGCCACCGGCGAGGCCGCCCGCGACCCGCGCCTGCTGCCGGAGCTGGTGAGCATGGGCTACGACTCGATCGGCGTCTCCCCGGCGTACTTCGCCGACGTCAAGCGCGAGGTGCACCGCCTGGAGACCGTCCGCCGCGGCCGGCTCGGAGTGTGACGGATGACCGGAGTCCGGACAGGCGGCTGACTGAGAGGCAGCCGTCTGGGATAAGCTCCCTTAGGAAGCAGCAGCCGCAGCACACGACGCAGAAGCAGAGGTGGCAAGGGTCATGTGTGGGGCAAACGGCGGTCTCGTCAAGTCCTTCTCCGACGGGGAGTGCATCTTCGCTCAAGGCAGCCGCCCGACGCACGTCTACCTGATCCAGTCGGGCGTCGTGCGCCTCTCTCGCGACGAGGACGGCGAGGACGTCACGACCGGGTTCCTGTGCCGGGGTTCGGTCCTTGGCGAGACGGACCTCCTGGAGGGCGCACGGCGCCGGTTCTCCGCGTGGGCGCTGGGCGAGACGCGCCTGCTCGCCGTCTCGGCCGAGGAGATCGCGCACAACGCGGACGACCCGTTGCTGCGCGAGGTCCTGCTGCGCAGGGCTCCCTAGAGCTCCTCCACGGGGCCGCCGCCTTCGAGCTCCTCGGCCGAGGAGGTGAGCACCACGTCGACCTCCTCCAGCCAGTCGCCGCCCATCTCGCCGATGTCGAGGATCTCGTCCACGTCGATCCACACGAGCTGCTCGAGCACGCCTTTGGTGCGCTTCGCGAGCACGAGCAGCTCGCGGACGGCCGGCTCGCCGTCGGCCGCCGCCTCCTCGACGTCGTAGGTGACGGACCAGTCGGGCGGGGGGTAGCGCTCCTCGAGCCGCGCGGCGAACTCGCGCGCCTCGTCGCCTGCCAGCGAGTCCGGATGCCGTCTGATCATGGAGCGCTCCTCCCGTCTCGTCTGCCGGAGTACATACCTCCCGAGGGCCTCCGAGCCACCGGGGAGTTGGCAGAGCCCTTGCTCCCTCCGTCTGCGGAGCGGCGCCGCCCCGAGGGTCTTCCCTCCTCCCTCCCCCCTCGCACTCGGGGCCCCGCTCTGTACGGCGAACGAGGCGCGTCCCCCCCGCGCCTCGTTTCCGTTTCTTCCCGGGTCAGCGACTCGGCTGCGCTACAGCTCCGTGGCCGCTGAAGAGCGGGCAGGCCCCGACGAGCACGTGGGAAGGGCCCCGCGCCGCGGGGCCCTTCGACCGACTCTCGTGAGAAGACCAGCCTGGAGTCACCGCAGCGCCGGTGGCGTCAAGGCGTGGTCTCCTGCGTGCCCCCAGGCGTCGTCTCCTGACCCTCGGGAGCGGGTGTGGTCTCCTCGGCCTCCTCCTCGCCGAACGGTGCGGCGTTGGGCACCGCCTCGCCGGTCAGAGCACGGTAGGACTCCTGGAGCAGGTCGATTGTGAACCGCGGGTTGTGGAAGCCCATCGCGCCGCCGCGGTCGATCATCATGTGGTTGTAGGCGGCCAGGTACACCTCGTCGGGGATGGGCGCCGTCACCGTGGTCTCCCCGCGCACGAAGACGATGCGTCCCTGCACGGACCGGTAGCTCGCGCCGTCCATCCTCTCCGTGAGCGTGTCGTTGAGCAGCGTCAGCAGCCCCTCGACCTCGGCCGTGAACTCCTCGACGCTGCCGTCGCCGTCGTAGTCACCGGCCGCCTGGATCGTCGGGGTGTCCTCGGCGCTCTCGATCTCCTCGTGGCACTCCCCGCAGGCTTCCTGGAAGTCGATCACCCGGAAGGTGTGCGAGGGATGGCCTTCCTCCGCCTGGAGCATGTGGCATCCCACGCAGGCGTCGTCGATCTCGGCGTGGTCCTCGGTGCTGCCCACGTCCATGTCGTCCGTGCGGATCCCGCCGACGCCCTGCATCACGTCGGTCACCGGGGAGTAGTGCGGCGTGCGGCGCTCCTCGTCCGCGATGTCGGGCGCCCTCAGCGCCCGGTGGCACCCGGCGCACAGCGCGCCGTGTCCCAGCGCGAGCGTGTCCGGCGAGGACGGGATCGTCGTCTCGCCCGACTCGAGCCGCTCCGCTCCCCGGCCGGTGTGGCAGGCGCGGCAGTCGATCGCGACGGGCCACTCCCTGTCCAGCTCCGCCGGGTCGTTCACGCCCTGGGCGAACGCGCCCCCGTCGTGGCAGCCCGCGCAGGGCGACTCCTCGGCCGCGAACGTGATGATCCTGCTGTGGCCGGCCTCCGTCCACTCGGTCACGAGCGCCGAGATGTCGATCTCCTCCTCGGGCGCCCTCTCGTCCTCCTCGGCCGGGCAGCCGGTGAGCAGGACGGTACCGAGCAGCGCGGCGAGGCCGGCGCACAACCATCTCCTCGCACTCAATCCGATCGACCCCCCTCTATGTCGACCTCGCTTCTTCACCGGCCTGAGCCGATTCCTCGTGCTTTTACCCACTTCCGAGGAGAACACCGATATCTTCCGGCTTCTGATACTCACAAGCCGCCCTCGGCCGTCCCGCGCCGCACCCGGGGCACCCGCGCGGCGGCATCACTCTTGATAGGATGTGGGGCGCCGGATCTTCCCGGCGCGTTCGAGACCACGACCGACGAGGGGTGCACCATGGCGAGCGGGTTCGCGGACAAGCGGGGGATCGCGGCGTCGGCGGTGCTCGCCGCCCTGGCGGTGGCGGTCGCGGTGCTGGTGGCCACGCTGCCCCCGGTCGAGCAGCTCGGACGGCTCGTGCGCCTCGTCGTCTTCCACGGGGCCTCCACGTGGGTGAACCTCGCGACGTTCACGTTCGCCGGCATCACCGCGCTCGCGTTCCTGCTCTCCGGCGGGGAGCGCCTCTACGCCTGGGCGAGCGGCCTGCGCTGGTTCTCGATGCCGCTGTGGGTCCTCAACACCGCCCTGGGGGTGCTGTCGGCGAGGATGGCGTGGGGCAGCGTGGAGTGGGGCGAGCCGAGGCTGCGCATGACGTTCTGGGTGCTGCTGGGCGCAGGACTGGTAGTGGCGGCGGACCTCGCGTTCTCTCGGCCGAGGGTGACCGCGGCGCTGGACGTCGGGCTGGCCGCGGCGCTATGGTTCGGCATCGCCGTCTCGCCCAACGTGGTGCACCCCGACAACCCGGTTCTCAACTCCGACTGGTACATCAAGGGGCCGTTCTTCGTGATGGTGGCCGCCATCATGGCCATCGCGCTCATCTCGTCGTGGCTGCTCTCCCGGCGCGCCGGCGCCGCCGCCGAGGGGCCGGCCTAGCCGCGCGCCCGCGGGCTTCCCGCTACCACACCGACGCGACCTCGGCCACCTCGGCGCGGCGCGCGAGCGAGAGCGCGCCCGCGCTGCATGCCCGGCGGCACACCCCGCACCCGTAGCACGCCCGGGCCTCCAGCGACACGCCCTCCCGCGTGCGCGACAGTGCGCCGAAGGGGCACGCCGAGGCGCACTCGCCGCAACCGGCGCACGCCTCGCGGTCCAGGCGGGCGACGTGCTCGCCGCGCCACATGATCCGGGTGCGGTAGCGCAGCTGGATGCGCATCGCCATGCAGCCGCTCGCGAGGTCGCAGTTGCAGATCGCGCCGATGAAGGGGGTCTTGAACGTCCACACCGAGTGCATCAGCCTCCGCTCCTCGGCGCGCTCGACGAGCCCGAGGGCCTCCTCGCGGCTCAGGCGCTGCAATCCCCGGGTGTCGGGCCCGCCCTCCCAGTCGCGCATGCCCTCGCCCAGGACGTCGTCGGCGGGACGCGTGGTGATCGCGAGGCAGTACCCCTCGTCCGGCCTTCCCGCGAACCTGCGGCACGGGCAGGGGAGGTTCACGATGCTGGACGTGATGCCGAGGACCTCGGCGCACTCCTCGATCGTGACCGGCTGGCCGAAGTGGTCCCGCTGCAGCGCCTCGGTGACGCGCCGCCGCACCGGCGCGGCCAGCGGGGCGGGGACGAGGCGCAGCAGCTCCAGTCCGCGTATCGCCCGGGCACGGCGCTCCGCGAAATCCGCGAGGAACGTGACCACATAGCCGCGCCGCTGAAGGTCGGCGGTGAGGTCGACCGCGTAGTTCTCGGCGTTGAGGTACCATGCCGCGCCGTCGCCGTGCCGCGCGCAGAACTCGCACACTCCGCCGCCCCTCCCGCCGGGGTCCACTCCTCGGCCCCGGCAAGAGCATACCCGCGCGGCGGGAGATGCGCGCCGGCGGGGCGCGGGGAGCCCTGCCCGCGCGAGGCGGTGAGAGAAGTCACGTTTTGGTGCACGCCCGGTCGGGAAACAGGTAGCAGTCGAGGAGGGAGGTGCGGCGATGCTCTGGACGATCCTCGCAGTTCTGCTCGTGCTGTGGCTCATCGGTCTTCTGACGGGCACGACGTTCAACGGTCTGATACACATCCTGCTCGTCATCGCGGCGATCGTGCTCGTCATACGGTTGCTGCAGGGTCGAGCGGTCTAGCGCGTCTTGCCCGGCATCGCCGCTTCCGCATCGGGGGGTCGGGGGCGTGCGGTGCCGGGCCGCTCGCGCCCCGCGCGGTCGATCGCGACCGTCCGTCGGATAGGGCGCGCGAGCCCCTCAATCGCACCCTCGCGCGAGCCGATATCACATGCAGAGACGCCCCGCCCCGCCGAACCGCCAGAGGTGTCCGTGATCTCGCTCGCCAAGGGCCTCGCAGAGGTGCTGCCGCACTACGTGTCGCCGAACGGCGGCATGGTCCAGGTGCTCTTGAACTCCGCGTCCTCCGCCGAAGCGCACCTCGCGCTGATCGCGTTGCGTGACGACGTCCCCGAGCGCTCGCTCGTCACCATGGTGAACGTGCGCGAGGTCCTTCGCGAACTGCCAGCCTGTCCGCGCCCGATCCCGCTGGAGGTGGAGGCGCTCGCGAAGATCGCCGGATACGCGCCGGTGAAGAACTCCTTCTCGTGTGCGTTCGCCGACGCGGGGGGCGAGTACGAGATCGTCTTCCTCGGCCAGGGCAACCTGCTCTACGACATCGTCATCTCCGCCGAGAACGAGAAGGTCTTCTGGTCGCCCACCCCCCGCAGCCAGGAGATCGTCACGGAGAAGGCGCTCGACAAGGTGATGCTGCACGACACGCTGCTGTCCAACGTGATCGATCTCGCCAAGGAGATGGGCGTGGTGTTCCAGCCGAAGTTCTACCTCTCCTTGGAGGACTGGCTGCTCGAGTACGCCGAGGACTCGCTGCGCGGCATCAGCGAGCTCTTCTGAGCGGCGCACCGACCCGCTTCCGGCGCCCCTCGGGGCGCTTCCTGTCTCCGGCGCCCCTCGGCGGAAGCCCCTTTCCGCACCGCCCGCCGGATCGCCTCTTCCTGTCCCGCCCGCGGTTGCCGTATCATCGCGGCGACAACCGGATAGCGCCCCGGGTGCCCGCGTCCCCGCCATCGGAGCGGGGGTAAGCGGGAGCATAGGGAAGCCGGTGAGAATCCGGCACGGACCCGCCACTGTGAAGCGGGAGCGCTCGTTTCGAGCGCACCTGCGAAGTCAGGAGACCTGCCCGGGACGCGCGACGCGGCCTTCGAGGTTCGGGGCCTGATCGCGGCACCCGCACCACCGGTGCCGGCGTTCACCACTCGACTCGAGGACCCGCCCCTGCGGCGGGTCTTCGGCGTTGACGGGGGCGCGTCCGAGGAGAGAGGAAGCACGATGCGCAGGACTTCTCGGTTCTTGACCGCCGCGGTGCTGGCGGCGGCGGTGGCCGCGGGGGCCGCGGCCTGCTCCCGCGAGGGGACGGCGGACGGCCGCGGCGAGCGCGAGGCGGAGGCTGCGGCCTTCCCCGTGACGGTGACCGACGACGCGGGACGCGAGGTGACCATCGCGTCGGAGCCGCGCACGATCGTGAGCCTCGCCCCGGCGAACACGGAGATCGTCGCCGCGCTGGGGCTGCTGGAGCGGCTCGGCGGGGTGACAACGTTCGACGACTACCCGCCGGAGGTTCTCGACCTGCCGAAGGTGGGCGATTTCGTGGCCCCGAACATCGAGGCGGTCGCCGCGGCCGGACCCGACCTCGTGCTCGTCACGGGGGGCGTGCAGGCCGACGTGATCGAGAAGCTCGAGGGCGTCGGCGCAGCCGTGGTCACGGTGGACCCGCAGACGCTGGAGGGCCTGTACGCCTCGATCGGGATGGTCGGGCGGGTCACGGGCCGATCGGTCGAGGCGTCGTCGGTGGTCGGGGGCATACGCGCGGACCTCGAAGGGATCACCGCCGCGATCGGGGACGCCGACGACGTGCCGGTCTTCATCGAGATCGCGCAGAACCCGCTGTTCACGGTCGGCTCCGGGACGCTCATGGACGACCTGATCGCGGCCGCGGGAGGGCGTAACGTGGTCACGCAGCCAGGCTACGTGCCGTACTCCGTCGAGCAGCTGGTGGACGACGACCCCGCCGTCTACCTGGCCACCAAGGGCTCGATGAGCGACCCCTCCCAGCTCGAGGGCCGTCCCGGCTACGACAAGCTGCGCGCGGTGCGCGGCGGACGCGTGGCCGTCCTGGACGACAACCTGGTGAGCCGGCCGGGGCCGAGGGTCGTCCTCGGCGTGCGGGCGATCGCCGAGGCGCTGCACCCCGGCGCCTTCGGGAAGTAGGACGGGCAGTGGGCTCCCGGCGAGGCGTCACCGCCGTCGTGCTCGCGTCGCTGGCCGTGGCGCTGGTGCTCGCGATGGCGGCCGGCGTCTCGCTGGGGGCCGTGGCCGTCCCGCCCGCCGAGCTGTTCGCCGCGGTCGGCCGGGCGCTGCGAGGCGTGCCCGGCCCCGTCTCCGACGCCGTGGTGGTCGACCTGCGGCTGCCGAGGGTGCTGCTCGCGGCGCTCGTGGGAGCGTCGCTGGCCGGGGCGGGCGTGCTCTACCAGGCGCTCTTCCGAAACCCGCTCGCCGACCCGTTCATCCTGGGCGTCTCCTCGGGCGCCGGCCTCGGCGTCACGGCCGTGCTCGCCGCGACCGCAGGGGCGACGGGTCTGCGCCTGGTCGGCGTGCCGGCGGCGGCGTTCGCGGGCGCGCTCGCGACGATCGTGCTCGTGGCCGGGCTCGCGCGGCGCGAGGGGCGGATGGACGTGGCGTCGCTGCTGCTCGCCGGCATCGCCGTCTCCTACACGCTCGCGGCGCTGACGTCGTTCCTGCTCGTGTTCGCGAAGCAGTCGATGGCCTCGGTCGTCTTCTGGATGATGGGCGGGCTGACCGGGGCCTCGTGGGGCCAGCTGCGGATGGTGGCGCCGATGTTCGCGCTCGGCGCGGTCGTGCCGCTGCTGACCGCCCGCGAGCTCAACATCGTGCTGCTCGGTGACGAGCGCGCCTCCCAGCTCGGCGTGGACGTCGAGCGCCTGAAGCGGGCGCTGCTCGCCGCGGGCTCGCTGCTGGTCGCCGGCGCCGTGGCCGTCTCGGGCCTCGTGGGCTTCGTCGGGCTGATGACGCCGCACATGGTGCGGCTGGCGTTCGGTCCGGACCACCGCCTGGTCACGCCGGCCTCGCTGCTGGCCGGCGCCACCGCGATGGTTCTCGCCGACCTCGCGGCTCGCACCGTGCTCGCCCCGGTCGAGCTGCCCGTCGGCATCGTCACGGCTCTGGCCGGGGGGCCGTTCTTCGTGTGGCTGCTGTTGCGGCACGGGAGGCGGGCATAGTGCTGGCGTTCGAGCATGCCGCGCTGGGCTACGGGGAGACGCCCGTGCTCTCCGGCGTCACGCTGGAGGTGGCGCCCGGCACGTTCCTCGGCCTCGTGGGCCCCAACGGCGCGGGCAAGTCCACTCTGCTGCGCGCGGTGTGCGGTGAGGCGGCGGTGCTGGGGGGTCGGGTGCGGCTCGACGGCCGCGACGTGCGCGCGCTGGGGCCGCGCGAGCGCGCGCGGCTGGTCGGCGTGGTGCCCCAGTCGCTGCCGCCGGCCTTCCCGTTCGCCGGGCGCGAGTTCGTGGCGATGGGCCGCCACCCCTGGACGCGGCGCTTCTCGCACGAGACCGTCGAGGACGAGGACGCCGTGACCGAGGCGATGACCGCCACCGACACCGCGCGGCTCGCGGTGCAGGCGGTCGACACTCTCTCCGGCGGTGACCTGCAGCGCCTCACGCTCGCCCAGGCGCTCGCGCAGCGTTCCCGCGCGCTCCTGCTCGACGAGCCCACTAGCCACCTCGACCTCAACCACAGGTTGCAGGTTCTCGACCTCGTGCGCGCCCGTGCGTCGGCGGGCATGGCCGTCGCGGCCGTCTTCCACGATCTCGACCTCGCCGCGCGCTACGCCGACGTCATCGGGGTGGTGGCCGAGGGCCGCCTGCTCGCCCTCGGCGGGCCCGCCGACGTGCTGACGTCGGAGAACGTCTCGCGGGTCTTCGGCGTGCGTTCGGTGATCGGTCGTGACGCGGTGACCGGCAGCGTGACGGTCACGCCGGTCGTGCGCGAGGAGGAGGCAGCGCCCGCCCGCGCCGAGCGGCTCTTCGTCGCCGGCGGCTCCGGCGCCGCGGCGCCGCTGCTGCGGCGGCTGGCGCTCGCCGGCTACCGCGTGTCGGCCGGCGCGCTCAACGAGGGCGACGTCGACCACGGCGTCGCGGTGGCCCTCGGGCTGCCGATCGTGGAGCTGCCGCCGTTCGGGGAGATCGGCCCGGCGCAGCGCGCCCGCCTCGACGCGATGGCGTCCGAGGCCGACGCCTGCCTGGTCGCGCCGGCGCCGTTCGGCCGCGGCAACCTCCCCAACCTCCTCGCGTCGCTCGGGGCGGGACGCCCGGTGCTGTTCGTGGGAGGATGGGAGCGCGGCCGCGACTTCGCGGGCGGGGAAGCGGACGCGGCGGCGCGCGAGGCGCTGTCGGCGGGGGCGCTGCAGGTCGCCGACGTCGACCAGGCGCTCTCCGCGCTGGCGGAGGTCCTCTGCGGGGGTCCGGGCTGACGGGAGGCGACGCGATGCTGGCGCGGGGCCTGGTGCAGGTCTACACGGGCGAGGGCAAGGGCAAGACCACCGCCGCGGTCGGGCTCGCTCTGCGCGCCGCCGGGCAGGGCCTGCGTGTGTGCTTCGTGCAGTTCGTGAAGGGCGGCGAGCGCAGTGGGGAGCTGGAGCCGCTGGAGCGCCTCGGCGTCCGCGTCGTCCGTCCCGCGCAGGACTCCACCGGTCTGCTCGCCGACGGCCCCACCGCCGAGGACCGGGCCGCCGCCGAGGAGGCCTGGTCCGCCGCCGAGGAGGCCGTCGCGTGCGGGGAGTGGGACCTGGTCGTGCTGGACGAGGTGAACGTCGCGGTGCGGGCGGGCCTCGGCGACGTCGCGAGATTGCTGTACCTTCTGGACGACCGTCCGGACCACGTGGAGGTCGTGTGCACGGGGCGCGGCGCCGCAGCCGAGCTGATGGAGCGCGCGGACCTGGTGACCGAGATGCGCGCGGTGAAGCACCCGTTCGACGCGGGCATCACAGCGCGGCGCGGCATAGATTTCTGAGAGCGTATCGGGATCGGAGGCCAGGATGGGTCGAGAGGAGCGGATCTTCTACGACGTGGTACCGACGGCGCTCGGCGAGGCGCTCGTCGCGGCGACGGCCGAGGGCGTGCGAGCCGTGTACCTGGGCGAGGACGGCGCCGATCTTGAGCGGCAGGTGCGGGAGCGCTTCCCCGAGGCGGAGGTCGAGCGCGACCCGGGGGCGGTGCGGGAGTGGGCCGCCGAGGTCGCGCGCCGTGCCGAGGGCCTTCCGCCGACCGCCGAGG contains:
- a CDS encoding cyclic nucleotide-binding domain-containing protein is translated as MCGANGGLVKSFSDGECIFAQGSRPTHVYLIQSGVVRLSRDEDGEDVTTGFLCRGSVLGETDLLEGARRRFSAWALGETRLLAVSAEEIAHNADDPLLREVLLRRAP
- a CDS encoding 4Fe-4S binding protein translates to MCEFCARHGDGAAWYLNAENYAVDLTADLQRRGYVVTFLADFAERRARAIRGLELLRLVPAPLAAPVRRRVTEALQRDHFGQPVTIEECAEVLGITSSIVNLPCPCRRFAGRPDEGYCLAITTRPADDVLGEGMRDWEGGPDTRGLQRLSREEALGLVERAEERRLMHSVWTFKTPFIGAICNCDLASGCMAMRIQLRYRTRIMWRGEHVARLDREACAGCGECASACPFGALSRTREGVSLEARACYGCGVCRRACSAGALSLARRAEVAEVASVW
- a CDS encoding lmo0937 family membrane protein, translated to MLWTILAVLLVLWLIGLLTGTTFNGLIHILLVIAAIVLVIRLLQGRAV
- a CDS encoding ABC transporter substrate-binding protein, whose product is MRRTSRFLTAAVLAAAVAAGAAACSREGTADGRGEREAEAAAFPVTVTDDAGREVTIASEPRTIVSLAPANTEIVAALGLLERLGGVTTFDDYPPEVLDLPKVGDFVAPNIEAVAAAGPDLVLVTGGVQADVIEKLEGVGAAVVTVDPQTLEGLYASIGMVGRVTGRSVEASSVVGGIRADLEGITAAIGDADDVPVFIEIAQNPLFTVGSGTLMDDLIAAAGGRNVVTQPGYVPYSVEQLVDDDPAVYLATKGSMSDPSQLEGRPGYDKLRAVRGGRVAVLDDNLVSRPGPRVVLGVRAIAEALHPGAFGK
- a CDS encoding iron ABC transporter permease is translated as MLASLAVALVLAMAAGVSLGAVAVPPAELFAAVGRALRGVPGPVSDAVVVDLRLPRVLLAALVGASLAGAGVLYQALFRNPLADPFILGVSSGAGLGVTAVLAATAGATGLRLVGVPAAAFAGALATIVLVAGLARREGRMDVASLLLAGIAVSYTLAALTSFLLVFAKQSMASVVFWMMGGLTGASWGQLRMVAPMFALGAVVPLLTARELNIVLLGDERASQLGVDVERLKRALLAAGSLLVAGAVAVSGLVGFVGLMTPHMVRLAFGPDHRLVTPASLLAGATAMVLADLAARTVLAPVELPVGIVTALAGGPFFVWLLLRHGRRA
- a CDS encoding ABC transporter ATP-binding protein produces the protein MLAFEHAALGYGETPVLSGVTLEVAPGTFLGLVGPNGAGKSTLLRAVCGEAAVLGGRVRLDGRDVRALGPRERARLVGVVPQSLPPAFPFAGREFVAMGRHPWTRRFSHETVEDEDAVTEAMTATDTARLAVQAVDTLSGGDLQRLTLAQALAQRSRALLLDEPTSHLDLNHRLQVLDLVRARASAGMAVAAVFHDLDLAARYADVIGVVAEGRLLALGGPADVLTSENVSRVFGVRSVIGRDAVTGSVTVTPVVREEEAAPARAERLFVAGGSGAAAPLLRRLALAGYRVSAGALNEGDVDHGVAVALGLPIVELPPFGEIGPAQRARLDAMASEADACLVAPAPFGRGNLPNLLASLGAGRPVLFVGGWERGRDFAGGEADAAAREALSAGALQVADVDQALSALAEVLCGGPG
- the cobO gene encoding cob(I)yrinic acid a,c-diamide adenosyltransferase, whose product is MLARGLVQVYTGEGKGKTTAAVGLALRAAGQGLRVCFVQFVKGGERSGELEPLERLGVRVVRPAQDSTGLLADGPTAEDRAAAEEAWSAAEEAVACGEWDLVVLDEVNVAVRAGLGDVARLLYLLDDRPDHVEVVCTGRGAAAELMERADLVTEMRAVKHPFDAGITARRGIDF
- a CDS encoding methylated-DNA--[protein]-cysteine S-methyltransferase, whose translation is MGREERIFYDVVPTALGEALVAATAEGVRAVYLGEDGADLERQVRERFPEAEVERDPGAVREWAAEVARRAEGLPPTAEVPLDLAGTPFQVAVWRALLDIPAGETRTYGDVARGIGRPSAQRAVGSACARNEISVLVPCHRVVPA